The following proteins are encoded in a genomic region of Streptococcus cristatus AS 1.3089:
- a CDS encoding YbbR-like domain-containing protein, with protein sequence MKESKKILYIVSSLFFAIVLFVYATSSSFQNSISIRQVTSETYSNTISNVPIDIKYDSERYFISGFTSEASVVLTGSNRVTLSSEMQESTRKFHVVADLSNASEGTVEVQLKVENLPSGLSATVNPQKISVKIGKKASKKVPVKYLITVSQVAEDISITNVSLEHEEVTVTSDEETLEKVNHVAAVLPSNVTISGNYSGAASLQAMDANGNVLPSVVTPFETTMKVTTKITHSNSSSSKSSSSSSSSSK encoded by the coding sequence ATGAAAGAAAGTAAAAAAATTCTTTATATTGTCTCCTCTTTATTCTTTGCGATAGTTTTGTTTGTTTATGCGACCTCTAGTAGTTTTCAAAACAGTATCAGTATTCGACAAGTGACCTCGGAAACGTACAGCAATACGATTTCCAATGTTCCGATTGACATCAAGTACGATAGTGAACGTTACTTCATTAGCGGCTTCACTTCCGAAGCTAGCGTTGTTTTGACGGGGTCTAATAGAGTGACCCTAAGCAGCGAAATGCAGGAGAGTACACGGAAGTTTCATGTGGTGGCGGATTTATCCAATGCATCAGAAGGAACGGTCGAAGTACAGCTGAAGGTGGAAAATCTACCTAGCGGCCTGTCTGCTACGGTCAATCCGCAAAAAATTTCAGTCAAGATAGGTAAAAAAGCAAGCAAGAAAGTACCAGTGAAGTATCTCATCACAGTCAGCCAGGTTGCAGAAGATATCTCTATCACAAATGTGAGCTTGGAGCACGAAGAAGTGACAGTGACAAGCGATGAAGAAACTTTGGAAAAAGTTAATCATGTCGCAGCAGTTTTACCAAGCAATGTCACTATTTCAGGAAATTATAGTGGGGCAGCTTCCTTGCAGGCCATGGATGCCAATGGGAATGTTTTGCCAAGTGTTGTGACTCCGTTTGAAACAACGATGAAAGTTACGACAAAAATAACACATTCGAATTCGTCAAGCTCAAAATCGAGCTCAAGTTCGAGTTCATCTAGTAAATAA
- the glmM gene encoding phosphoglucosamine mutase: MGKYFGTDGVRGEANVELTPELAFKLGRFGGYVLSQHESEVPRVFVGRDTRISGEMLESALIAGLLSVGIHVYKLGVIATPGVAYLVKSEKASAGVMISASHNPALDNGIKFFGGDGYKLDDERELEIEALLDAAEDTLPRPSAEGLGKVMDYPEGLRKYQQYIVSTGLDLEGMHVALDTANGAASTSARQIFADLGAQLTVIGENPDGLNINLNVGSTHPEGLQETVRESGAAIGLAFDGDSDRLIAVDENGDIVDGDKIMYIIGKYLSEKGQLAQNTIVTTVMSNLGFHKALEREGINKVVTAVGDRYVVEEMRKNGYNLGGEQSGHVIIMDYNTTGDGQLSAVQLTKVMKETGKSLSELAAEVTIYPQKLVNIRVENAMKDKSMEVPAIRDIIEKMETEMAGNGRILVRPSGTEPLLRVMAEAPTHEEVDYYVDTIADVVRAEIGID; the protein is encoded by the coding sequence ATGGGTAAATATTTTGGAACCGATGGTGTTCGTGGAGAAGCTAATGTGGAATTAACGCCGGAATTGGCCTTTAAACTGGGTCGTTTTGGTGGATATGTTCTGAGCCAACACGAAAGTGAAGTTCCTCGGGTATTTGTTGGTCGTGATACGCGCATTTCGGGGGAAATGTTGGAGAGTGCCTTGATTGCAGGTCTGCTTTCTGTCGGGATTCACGTCTACAAACTAGGTGTGATCGCGACTCCAGGTGTTGCTTACTTGGTCAAATCCGAAAAAGCCAGTGCGGGTGTCATGATTTCAGCTAGCCACAATCCTGCTCTCGATAATGGCATCAAATTCTTTGGTGGCGATGGTTATAAACTGGATGATGAACGCGAACTCGAAATCGAAGCTTTGCTGGACGCAGCAGAAGATACTCTTCCACGTCCAAGTGCAGAAGGTTTAGGAAAAGTCATGGACTATCCTGAAGGCTTGCGTAAGTACCAACAATACATCGTTTCAACTGGTTTAGATCTTGAAGGCATGCATGTTGCCCTTGATACGGCAAATGGTGCTGCTTCAACCAGTGCCCGTCAAATTTTTGCTGATTTGGGTGCCCAGCTGACTGTTATCGGAGAAAATCCAGATGGCCTCAACATTAACTTGAATGTAGGCTCAACTCATCCAGAAGGCTTACAGGAAACAGTCCGTGAATCAGGGGCGGCGATTGGACTTGCTTTTGATGGCGATAGTGACCGCTTGATTGCCGTTGATGAAAATGGCGATATTGTAGATGGTGACAAGATCATGTACATTATCGGCAAGTATCTTTCTGAAAAAGGCCAATTGGCTCAAAATACAATTGTGACGACCGTTATGTCCAACCTTGGCTTCCACAAAGCTTTAGAGCGGGAAGGCATCAATAAAGTAGTGACTGCCGTTGGTGACCGCTACGTGGTAGAAGAAATGCGCAAGAACGGTTATAATCTAGGCGGTGAGCAATCTGGTCATGTCATTATCATGGATTATAATACCACTGGTGATGGTCAATTGTCAGCTGTGCAATTAACCAAAGTGATGAAAGAAACTGGCAAGAGCTTGTCTGAACTTGCAGCCGAAGTGACCATTTACCCACAAAAATTAGTTAATATTCGTGTCGAAAATGCCATGAAAGATAAGTCAATGGAAGTTCCTGCTATCAGAGACATTATTGAAAAAATGGAAACTGAAATGGCAGGAAACGGCCGCATCCTTGTCCGCCCAAGTGGAACAGAGCCGCTTCTGCGTGTTATGGCTGAAGCGCCAACTCACGAAGAAGTGGACTATTATGTGGATACAATTGCGGATGTTGTCCGTGCTGAGATTGGCATCGACTAA
- the obgE gene encoding GTPase ObgE translates to MSMFLDTAKIQVKAGKGGDGMVAFRREKYVPNGGPWGGDGGRGGDVIFVVDEGLRTLMDFRYNRHFKAQSGEKGMTKGMHGRGAEDLIIRVPQGTTVRDAETGKVITDLIEHGQRFVVAHGGRGGRGNIRFATPKNPAPEISENGEPGQERELLLELKVLADVGLVGFPSVGKSTLLSVITSAKPKIGAYHFTTIVPNLGMVRTQSGESFAVADLPGLIEGASQGVGLGTQFLRHIERTRVILHVIDMSASEGRDPYEDYLAINKELESYNLRLMERPQIIVANKMDMPDSAENLKEFKKKLAANYDEFEELPQIFPISSLTKQGLATLLDATAELLDKTPEFLLYEESDMEDEAYYGFDEEAPAFEISRDDDATWVLSGDKLEKLFTMTNFDRDESIMKFSRQLRGMGVDEALRARGAKDGDLVRIGKFEFEFVD, encoded by the coding sequence ATGAGTATGTTTTTAGATACAGCCAAGATTCAGGTCAAGGCTGGCAAGGGCGGCGATGGCATGGTGGCCTTTCGTCGAGAAAAATATGTACCCAATGGCGGACCTTGGGGCGGCGATGGCGGCCGTGGTGGCGATGTGATTTTTGTCGTGGATGAAGGTCTCCGTACCTTGATGGACTTCCGTTACAATCGTCATTTCAAGGCTCAATCGGGCGAAAAAGGAATGACCAAGGGAATGCATGGTCGAGGAGCGGAGGATTTGATTATCCGTGTACCGCAGGGGACGACCGTGCGTGATGCTGAGACCGGCAAGGTGATTACAGATTTGATTGAGCACGGTCAACGTTTCGTCGTAGCGCATGGCGGTCGTGGCGGCCGTGGCAATATCCGCTTTGCTACACCTAAAAATCCTGCTCCGGAAATTTCTGAAAATGGGGAGCCGGGTCAGGAAAGAGAATTACTGCTGGAGCTAAAAGTGCTGGCCGATGTTGGTCTGGTTGGTTTTCCTTCAGTTGGCAAGTCAACCCTTCTGAGTGTGATTACATCAGCCAAGCCAAAAATCGGAGCCTATCACTTTACCACGATTGTTCCTAATCTGGGCATGGTTCGGACTCAGTCTGGAGAATCTTTTGCGGTAGCCGATCTGCCAGGATTGATCGAAGGAGCCAGTCAGGGAGTAGGCCTAGGCACCCAGTTTCTTCGTCATATCGAGCGGACACGGGTCATTTTGCACGTTATTGATATGTCTGCTAGTGAGGGACGCGATCCTTATGAAGATTACCTTGCGATCAACAAAGAGTTGGAATCCTATAATTTACGCTTAATGGAACGGCCACAAATCATTGTAGCCAATAAGATGGATATGCCTGATAGCGCAGAAAACTTGAAAGAATTTAAGAAAAAATTGGCTGCCAACTATGATGAATTTGAAGAGTTGCCGCAGATTTTCCCTATTTCTAGTCTGACCAAGCAGGGGCTTGCCACGCTCTTGGATGCAACGGCTGAGCTGCTGGATAAGACGCCTGAGTTTCTGCTTTATGAAGAATCTGATATGGAAGACGAGGCTTATTATGGCTTTGACGAAGAAGCGCCAGCCTTCGAAATCTCCCGTGATGATGATGCTACATGGGTGCTTTCAGGTGATAAACTAGAAAAACTCTTTACAATGACCAACTTTGACCGTGATGAGTCCATTATGAAATTCTCTCGTCAGTTGCGCGGTATGGGCGTTGACGAAGCACTTCGTGCGCGTGGTGCCAAGGACGGAGATTTGGTGCGCATCGGTAAGTTTGAGTTTGAATTTGTTGACTAA
- the cdaA gene encoding diadenylate cyclase CdaA produces the protein MNFQQLTNLQYWANVFSNPWNILINIIDIALVTCILYHFTKAIAGTKIMILVRGVLFFILAQFLANIIGLTTISWLINQVITYGVIAAVVIFSPEIRTGLEKLGRATEIFSATPVSSEEKLIQAFVKAVAYMSPRKIGALVAIQGTRTLQEYIATGIPLDADISGELLINIFIPNTPLHDGAVIIKDNKIAASCAYLPLTESTGISKEFGTRHRAAIGLSEVSDAFTFVVSEETGGISTTHNGVFKHNLSLNEFELQLREVLLSDKHEKLSLKNRLLGGWKNERK, from the coding sequence ATGAATTTTCAACAACTAACCAATCTCCAATACTGGGCTAATGTATTCAGTAATCCTTGGAATATTTTAATCAACATTATTGATATTGCTTTGGTTACCTGTATTTTATACCATTTTACTAAAGCAATTGCCGGAACCAAAATTATGATTCTGGTTCGGGGAGTGCTCTTCTTCATCTTGGCACAGTTTTTAGCGAATATCATTGGTTTAACGACCATTTCATGGTTGATCAATCAGGTTATTACCTACGGGGTTATTGCGGCAGTGGTGATTTTCTCGCCTGAGATTCGGACTGGTCTTGAAAAGCTGGGTAGAGCAACTGAGATTTTTTCGGCCACGCCAGTCAGCAGTGAGGAGAAATTGATTCAAGCCTTTGTTAAGGCAGTAGCTTACATGAGTCCGCGTAAGATCGGTGCCTTGGTGGCTATTCAGGGCACTCGAACGTTGCAGGAATACATTGCAACGGGAATCCCACTGGATGCGGATATCTCTGGGGAACTGTTGATCAATATTTTCATTCCTAATACGCCTCTGCATGATGGGGCAGTTATTATCAAAGATAATAAGATCGCTGCTTCTTGTGCCTATTTGCCGCTAACAGAAAGTACAGGTATTTCCAAGGAATTTGGAACTCGGCACCGGGCTGCGATTGGCCTTTCGGAAGTTTCAGATGCCTTTACTTTTGTCGTGTCTGAGGAAACAGGTGGTATTTCTACGACACATAATGGAGTTTTCAAGCACAACTTGAGCTTGAATGAGTTTGAGCTACAACTGCGAGAAGTCCTGCTATCAGACAAGCATGAAAAACTGAGTCTAAAGAATCGTTTACTAGGAGGATGGAAGAATGAAAGAAAGTAA
- the thrS gene encoding threonine--tRNA ligase — protein MIKITFPDGAVREFEAGVTTFEIAQSISNSLAKKALAGKFNGKLIDTTRAITEDGAIEIVTPDHEDALPILRHSAAHLFAQAARRLFPDIHLGVGPAIEDGFYYDTDNTAGQISNEDLPRIEEEMQKIVKENFPSIREEVSKDEAREIFKHDPYKLELIEEHSEDEGGLTIYRQGEYVDLCRGPHVPSTGRIQIFHLLHVAGAYWRGNSDNAMMQRIYGTAWFDKKDLKNYLQMREEAKERDHRKLGKELDLFMISQEVGQGLPFWLPNGATIRRELERYIVDKEIAAGYQHVYTPPLASVELYKTSGHWDHYREDMFPTMDMGDGEEFVLRPMNCPHHIQVFKHHVHSYRELPIRIAEIGMMHRYEKSGALTGLQRVREMSLNDGHLFVTPEQIQEEFQRALQLIIDVYEDFNLTEYRFRLSLRDPQDTHKYFDNDEMWENAQTMLRAALDEMGVDYFEAEGEAAFYGPKLDIQVKTALGKEETLSTIQLDFLLPERFDLKYIGADGEEHRPVMIHRGVISTMERFTAILIENYKGAFPTWLAPHQVTLIPVSNEKHVDYAWEVAKKLRDRGVRADVDERNEKMQFKIRASQTSKIPYQLIVGDKEMEDGTVNVRRYGQKETQTVSVDDFVQAILADIANKSRVAKED, from the coding sequence ATGATTAAGATTACTTTCCCAGATGGCGCTGTTCGTGAATTCGAAGCTGGCGTTACTACTTTTGAAATTGCCCAATCTATCAGCAATTCCCTAGCTAAAAAAGCTCTTGCTGGTAAATTCAACGGCAAATTGATTGATACAACTCGTGCCATCACTGAAGATGGTGCTATCGAAATCGTGACACCTGATCACGAAGATGCTCTGCCAATCTTGCGCCACTCAGCTGCTCACTTGTTTGCCCAAGCAGCTCGTCGCCTTTTCCCAGACATTCACTTGGGAGTTGGTCCAGCTATCGAAGATGGCTTCTACTACGATACGGACAACACAGCTGGTCAAATCTCCAACGAAGACCTGCCTCGTATCGAAGAAGAAATGCAAAAGATCGTCAAAGAAAACTTCCCTTCTATTCGTGAGGAAGTATCGAAAGACGAGGCACGTGAAATTTTCAAACATGACCCATACAAGTTAGAATTGATTGAAGAGCACTCGGAAGATGAGGGGGGGTTGACCATCTACCGTCAGGGCGAATATGTAGACCTCTGCCGTGGTCCGCACGTTCCTTCAACAGGTCGAATCCAAATCTTCCACCTTCTCCATGTAGCTGGTGCTTACTGGCGTGGAAATAGTGACAATGCTATGATGCAACGGATCTACGGTACAGCTTGGTTTGACAAGAAAGATTTGAAGAACTACCTTCAAATGCGTGAAGAAGCCAAAGAACGTGACCACCGTAAACTTGGTAAAGAGCTTGACCTCTTCATGATTTCTCAAGAAGTTGGACAAGGTTTGCCATTCTGGTTGCCAAATGGTGCGACTATCCGTCGTGAATTGGAACGCTACATTGTCGATAAGGAAATAGCTGCAGGCTACCAACACGTTTACACTCCACCACTTGCCTCTGTGGAACTTTATAAGACTTCTGGTCACTGGGATCACTACCGTGAAGATATGTTCCCAACCATGGACATGGGTGACGGTGAAGAGTTTGTCCTTCGTCCAATGAACTGCCCACACCACATCCAAGTCTTCAAACACCATGTTCACTCTTACCGTGAGTTGCCAATCCGTATTGCTGAGATCGGAATGATGCACCGCTATGAAAAATCGGGTGCTCTGACTGGTCTTCAACGTGTTCGTGAAATGTCCCTCAACGACGGTCACCTTTTCGTTACCCCAGAACAAATCCAAGAAGAATTCCAACGCGCCCTTCAGTTGATTATCGATGTTTATGAAGACTTCAACTTGACTGAATACCGCTTCCGTCTCTCTCTTCGCGACCCTCAAGATACTCACAAGTACTTTGACAACGATGAGATGTGGGAAAATGCCCAAACCATGCTTCGTGCCGCCCTTGATGAAATGGGTGTTGACTACTTTGAAGCAGAAGGTGAAGCAGCCTTCTACGGACCAAAATTGGATATTCAGGTTAAAACTGCCCTTGGTAAAGAAGAAACACTTTCTACTATCCAGCTTGACTTCTTGCTTCCAGAACGTTTCGACCTCAAATACATCGGAGCTGATGGCGAAGAGCACCGTCCAGTTATGATCCACCGTGGGGTTATCTCAACCATGGAACGCTTCACAGCTATCTTGATTGAAAACTACAAGGGTGCCTTCCCAACATGGCTTGCACCACACCAAGTAACCCTCATCCCAGTTTCTAACGAAAAACACGTGGACTACGCATGGGAAGTGGCGAAGAAACTCCGTGACCGTGGGGTTCGTGCTGATGTGGATGAACGTAATGAAAAAATGCAGTTCAAGATCCGTGCTTCTCAAACTAGCAAGATTCCTTACCAATTGATCGTTGGAGACAAGGAAATGGAAGATGGAACAGTCAACGTTCGTCGCTACGGCCAAAAAGAAACACAAACTGTCTCAGTTGATGACTTTGTTCAAGCTATCTTAGCTGATATCGCTAACAAATCACGCGTGGCTAAAGAAGATTAA
- a CDS encoding DUF4044 domain-containing protein, with amino-acid sequence MAFGDNGQRKKTGFEKLTMLVIVIMLLVTVGAIFAQAISAIF; translated from the coding sequence GTGGCTTTTGGAGATAACGGACAACGTAAAAAAACTGGATTTGAAAAATTGACAATGCTGGTTATCGTAATCATGTTACTTGTAACGGTTGGTGCAATTTTTGCACAAGCTATCAGCGCAATCTTCTAA
- a CDS encoding LapA family protein: MKEKFHYILLLITILLVASISLANMQSVNVSFILFSFKLPLIILVLVSVLLGSVTTFLISMPKNFSLKNELKKTKEALKTSQKEN; the protein is encoded by the coding sequence ATGAAAGAAAAATTTCACTATATCCTGCTATTGATTACCATTCTATTGGTTGCCAGTATTTCCTTGGCCAATATGCAGAGCGTCAATGTTAGTTTTATCCTTTTCAGCTTCAAACTTCCCTTGATCATATTGGTTTTGGTCTCTGTTCTCCTAGGCTCTGTCACGACCTTTCTCATCAGCATGCCAAAGAACTTCTCGCTAAAAAATGAGCTCAAGAAAACCAAAGAAGCTCTGAAAACATCTCAAAAAGAAAACTAG
- the gatD gene encoding lipid II isoglutaminyl synthase subunit GatD, producing MVYRSLVSPENQDYHYDLKIAHLYGDLMNTYGDNGNVLMLKYVAEKLGARVEVDIVSLEDDFDKDSYDIVFFGGGQDYEQTIVARDLPAKKEALESFINENGVVLAICGGFQLLGQYYIEASGRRIEGLGIMGHYTLNQVKNRYIGDIKIYNEEFDETYYGFENHQGRTFLSDDEKPLGKVVYGNGNNQEDGNEGVHYKNVFGSYFHGPILSRNANLAYRLVTTALKNKYGSDIKLAAYEDILAQEIPEEYGDIKSKAEFE from the coding sequence ATGGTTTATAGATCCCTCGTTTCTCCTGAGAACCAGGATTATCACTATGACTTAAAAATCGCTCATCTCTACGGCGACCTTATGAATACCTATGGCGACAACGGTAATGTCCTGATGCTCAAGTATGTAGCTGAAAAGCTAGGCGCTAGGGTTGAGGTTGATATTGTCTCCCTAGAAGATGACTTTGACAAGGACAGCTACGACATCGTCTTCTTTGGCGGAGGTCAAGACTATGAGCAAACGATCGTGGCTCGTGACTTGCCAGCTAAAAAAGAAGCTTTGGAAAGCTTTATCAATGAAAACGGCGTTGTACTAGCTATCTGCGGTGGCTTCCAACTCTTAGGCCAATACTATATCGAAGCTTCTGGCCGTCGAATCGAAGGACTCGGCATCATGGGACACTATACCCTAAACCAAGTCAAGAATCGCTATATCGGCGACATCAAGATTTATAACGAAGAATTTGATGAAACCTACTACGGCTTTGAAAACCACCAAGGGCGTACTTTTCTCTCCGACGATGAAAAACCGCTGGGCAAAGTCGTCTATGGAAATGGTAATAATCAGGAAGACGGCAACGAAGGTGTCCACTATAAAAATGTCTTTGGTTCCTACTTCCATGGCCCCATCTTATCCCGCAATGCGAATCTGGCCTACCGTCTGGTGACCACTGCTCTGAAAAACAAGTATGGCTCAGATATTAAACTGGCTGCTTATGAAGATATCCTTGCACAAGAAATCCCAGAAGAATACGGAGATATCAAAAGCAAGGCTGAATTTGAATAA
- the murT gene encoding lipid II isoglutaminyl synthase subunit MurT, whose product MKINTALGLLAGKSSHFVLSKMGRGSTLPGKVALTFDKNILQNLAKNYEVVVITGTNGKTLTTALTVGILKEAFGEVVTNPSGANMITGITTTFLTSKKGKSGKNIAVLEIDEASLSRICDYIKPSLFVFTNIFRDQMDRYGEIYTTYQMILDAAAKVPEATVLMNGDSPLFNSVSLKNPVRYYGFDTEKSQAKLAHYNTEGILCPKCEHILKYELNTYANLGAYICEDCGFKRPKLDYSLTALKTLEHNRSVFTIDGQDYQINIGGLYNIYNALAAVSVAQFFGVEPATIKAGFDKSRAVFGRQETFKIGDKECTLVLIKNPVGATQALEMIKLAPFDFSLSVLLNANYADGIDTSWIWDADFEKILEMDIPQVLAGGVRHSEIARRLRVTGYPADQITEVKDLEAVFKLIEKQETKHAYILATYTAMLEFRELLAERQVIRKEMN is encoded by the coding sequence ATGAAGATAAATACAGCATTGGGCCTCTTGGCAGGCAAGTCCTCCCACTTTGTTCTCAGCAAAATGGGACGCGGCTCGACTCTGCCAGGGAAAGTTGCCCTCACATTTGACAAAAACATTCTGCAAAACTTAGCCAAGAACTACGAAGTTGTGGTTATTACAGGAACAAACGGAAAAACTCTGACTACAGCTTTGACGGTGGGCATTCTCAAGGAAGCTTTCGGAGAAGTGGTGACCAATCCTAGCGGTGCCAATATGATTACAGGGATTACAACAACCTTCCTGACTTCTAAAAAAGGCAAATCTGGCAAAAATATCGCTGTACTGGAAATCGATGAAGCCAGCCTATCTCGGATTTGTGATTATATCAAGCCTAGCCTCTTCGTCTTTACCAATATTTTCCGAGACCAGATGGACCGCTATGGTGAGATCTACACGACCTATCAGATGATCTTGGATGCGGCTGCTAAGGTTCCTGAAGCAACTGTACTGATGAATGGCGATAGTCCGCTCTTTAACTCGGTCAGCCTGAAAAATCCTGTCCGTTACTATGGTTTCGACACGGAGAAAAGCCAGGCTAAGCTGGCGCACTACAATACCGAGGGCATCCTCTGCCCTAAGTGCGAGCATATCCTCAAGTACGAGCTCAATACTTATGCAAATCTAGGAGCTTACATCTGTGAGGACTGTGGCTTCAAGCGTCCTAAGCTAGACTACAGCCTGACCGCTCTCAAGACACTTGAGCACAACCGCTCTGTCTTTACCATTGATGGACAAGATTATCAAATCAATATCGGTGGTCTCTACAATATCTACAATGCCTTGGCCGCTGTGTCAGTTGCACAGTTCTTCGGAGTCGAACCGGCTACCATCAAGGCTGGCTTTGACAAGAGCCGAGCTGTCTTTGGCCGTCAGGAAACTTTCAAAATTGGCGATAAGGAATGTACCTTGGTCTTGATCAAAAATCCAGTCGGTGCTACCCAAGCCTTGGAAATGATTAAGCTGGCACCTTTTGACTTTAGCCTATCTGTCCTGCTCAATGCCAACTATGCGGACGGTATTGATACTAGCTGGATCTGGGATGCTGATTTTGAGAAAATTTTAGAGATGGATATCCCTCAGGTCCTTGCAGGCGGAGTTCGCCATTCTGAGATTGCTCGTCGACTGCGGGTAACAGGATATCCAGCAGATCAGATTACCGAAGTCAAAGATTTGGAAGCAGTCTTTAAGTTGATTGAAAAACAAGAAACCAAGCATGCCTACATCCTAGCTACTTATACCGCTATGCTGGAATTCCGTGAGTTGCTGGCAGAACGACAAGTAATTAGAAAGGAGATGAACTAA
- the lepB gene encoding signal peptidase I codes for MLKRDLLRNIIIVTVFIAILVGLRLFVYTPYRITKQDANSFLAENDLVLADKTAKLARGEFALYEVDGKEYVGRVIAMENDKVTYMDNLLYLNDQVQSEQYIEKMREKYLASAASTGYYTHDFSVVDLKGATSDTIPKNSFLILNDRRENTKDSREFGLIKKEQIKGIVEFRISPLDKFGFVETK; via the coding sequence ATGTTAAAGAGAGATTTACTAAGGAATATTATCATTGTGACGGTATTTATTGCCATTTTGGTGGGCTTACGTTTGTTTGTCTATACACCTTATCGTATCACCAAGCAAGATGCCAATTCTTTCTTAGCGGAAAATGATTTGGTCTTGGCGGATAAGACAGCCAAGCTTGCTCGTGGGGAATTTGCCCTCTATGAGGTCGATGGGAAAGAATATGTCGGCCGTGTTATTGCTATGGAAAATGACAAGGTGACCTATATGGATAACTTGCTATATCTGAACGATCAGGTGCAATCAGAGCAATATATCGAAAAGATGCGAGAGAAGTATCTGGCTTCGGCTGCCAGCACGGGCTATTATACCCACGATTTTTCTGTTGTTGACTTAAAAGGAGCGACTTCTGATACTATCCCTAAAAATTCTTTTCTCATCTTGAATGATCGACGGGAAAATACGAAAGACAGTCGAGAATTTGGTCTGATCAAAAAGGAGCAGATCAAGGGAATTGTAGAATTCCGTATTTCTCCCTTAGATAAATTTGGTTTTGTTGAAACAAAGTAG
- a CDS encoding glycosyltransferase family 4 protein gives MRIGLFTDTYFPQVSGVATSIRTLKTELEKLGHKVFIFTTTDKDVNRYEDWQIIRIPSVPFFAFKDRRVAYRGFSNALEIARQYQLDIIHTQTEFSLGLLGIWIAKELRIPVVHTYHTQYEDYVHYLAKGMVIRPSMVKYIVRGFMSDLDGVVCPSEIVYDLLVGYKIKAEKRVIPTGIDLAKFDRPELSREDIKKLRFKLGVAEDEVMLLSLSRISYEKNIQAIVEALPIVLEENAKVKLVIVGDGPYAEDLKALVTQLHIEDSVIFTGMIAPSDTALYYKAADFFISASTSETQGLTYLESLASGTPIIAHGNPYLDNVISDKTFGTLYYESRDLAGAILEAILATPDMDEKKLADKLYEISAENFGRRVYEFYLDLTISKDFHNDLNPEETMAKRLAKTIVYLPGKIMSLPVNSSTRMIKASKKQIKNIRKYWE, from the coding sequence ATGCGGATTGGTCTTTTTACAGATACCTATTTTCCTCAGGTTTCCGGGGTGGCGACGAGCATTCGTACCCTCAAGACCGAGCTAGAGAAACTAGGTCATAAAGTCTTTATTTTTACTACGACGGACAAGGATGTCAACCGCTATGAGGATTGGCAGATTATCCGTATTCCCAGCGTTCCTTTCTTCGCTTTTAAGGATCGGCGCGTGGCTTATCGTGGCTTTTCCAATGCCTTAGAAATTGCCCGCCAGTACCAGCTAGATATTATCCATACTCAGACAGAGTTTTCGCTGGGCCTCTTGGGAATCTGGATTGCCAAGGAACTGCGGATTCCAGTGGTTCACACCTATCATACCCAGTATGAGGACTATGTGCACTATCTTGCCAAGGGCATGGTGATTCGTCCGAGTATGGTCAAGTACATCGTGCGTGGCTTTATGAGCGATCTGGATGGTGTTGTTTGTCCTTCTGAGATTGTTTACGATCTTTTGGTAGGTTACAAAATCAAGGCGGAAAAAAGGGTCATTCCAACAGGAATCGACTTGGCCAAGTTTGACCGCCCAGAACTCTCTCGGGAAGACATCAAGAAACTGCGCTTTAAACTAGGCGTAGCAGAAGACGAAGTCATGCTGCTCAGTTTATCAAGAATTTCCTACGAGAAAAATATCCAGGCGATTGTTGAAGCACTGCCAATAGTTTTGGAAGAAAATGCCAAGGTGAAGTTGGTCATTGTCGGAGATGGGCCTTATGCTGAGGACTTAAAAGCCTTGGTAACCCAGCTTCATATTGAGGATTCAGTCATTTTTACAGGAATGATCGCACCAAGCGATACGGCCCTCTACTATAAGGCGGCAGATTTCTTTATTTCGGCTTCAACCAGTGAGACTCAGGGCCTGACTTATCTGGAAAGCTTAGCCAGTGGTACGCCGATCATTGCTCATGGCAATCCTTATCTGGACAATGTCATCAGCGATAAAACTTTTGGTACGCTTTATTATGAAAGTCGAGATTTGGCAGGGGCTATTTTGGAGGCCATTTTGGCAACACCAGATATGGACGAGAAAAAGCTAGCCGATAAATTATACGAGATTTCCGCCGAGAATTTTGGTCGTCGTGTCTATGAATTCTATTTGGATTTGACCATTAGCAAGGATTTTCATAATGATCTCAATCCTGAAGAAACGATGGCCAAACGCTTAGCTAAGACTATTGTCTATTTGCCAGGAAAAATCATGTCACTACCGGTAAACAGCTCAACTAGGATGATAAAAGCATCTAAGAAGCAGATTAAGAATATTCGGAAATATTGGGAATAA